Proteins from a genomic interval of Salmo trutta chromosome 39, fSalTru1.1, whole genome shotgun sequence:
- the sts gene encoding steryl-sulfatase isoform X1, with protein MKSPWIPCCLGLLLFDVCYALNGDKRPNFVLMMVDDLGIGDLGCYRNTTLRTPNIDMLAQEGVRLTQHIAAAPLCTPSRAAFLTGRYPIRSGMAGLGQLGVYIISAASGGLPSEEVTFAKVAKQQGYETALIGKWHLGLNCERNDDFCHHPSAHGFDHFYGITLTNLRDCQPGHGSIFTNVQAHIPFKTLGVGVATVTLLHARGVLTVRRKLVLSVVALVGAAAAIFGTFAATFPYFNCFLMRNREVVEQPYVSENLTQRMTDEAVDFLERNSALPFLLFFSFIQVHTAMFASPAFQGTSQHGIYGDAVHEVDWSVGQLMQTLDRLNLRENTLVYLTSDQGAHLEEISVGGEVHRGWNGIYKAGKSTNWEGGIRVPGLLRWTGMLPAGKDIDEPTSNMDIFPTVVKLAGGTALGDRVIDGHDLMPLLQGKVERSKHEFLFHYCNAYLNAVRWQPPNSYSIWKLFFFTPDFYPENGTACMHTHACFCTTSYVTYHDPPLLFDLSRDPSETTPLTPDTEPAFHSVLEEIRAAVALHKESITPVQDQLAPGHLLWKPWLQPCCSSLSQLCRCERDGGRHGHRSTAAEADSPQDQHIIA; from the exons ATGAAGTCCCCATGGATCCCATGTTGCCTAGGTCTACTGTTGTTTGACGTGTGCTATGCCTTGAATGGTGACAAAAGGCCGAATTTTGTCCTGATGATGGTCGATGACTTGGGGATTGGAGACTTGGGCTGCTATAGGAACACTACCTTGCG GACCCCCAACATCGACATGCTGGCTCAGGAGGGGGTGAGGCTGACGCAGCACATCGCTGCTGCCCCCCTCTGTACGCCCAGCAGGGCAGCGTTCCTGACGGGCCGGTACCCAATACGATCTG GTATGGCCGGCCTTGGACAGTTAGGGGTCTATATCATCTCTGCTGCATCTGGTGGTCTTCCCAGTGAAGAAGTCACCTTTGCCAAGGTGGCCAAACAACAGGGCTACGAGACTGCTCTGATAG GAAAATGGCACCTTGGTCTTAACTGTGAGAGGAACGACGACTTCTGTCACCACCCCAGTGCTCACGGCTTCGACCACTTCTACGGTATAACCCTGACCAACCTACGTGACTGTCAGCCCGGCCACGGCTCCATCTTTACCAATGTCCAAGCACACATACCCTTCAAG ACCCTGGGAGTGGGTGTGGCTACCGTGACCCTCCTGCATGCGAGGGGTGTGCTCACCGTGCGGAGGAAGTTGGTGCTGAGCGTGGTGGCGTTGGTGGGCGCGGCGGCGGCCATCTTTGGCACATTCGCCGCCACGTTCCCCTACTTCAACTGCTTTCTGATGAGGAACCGGGAAGTGGTGGAGCAGCCGTATGTCTCGGAGAACCTGACCCAGAGAATGACAGATGAAGCAGTGGACTTTTTAGAAAG GAACTCTGCACTACCCTTCCTGTTGTTCTTCTCCTTCATCCAAGTGCACACGGCCATGTTTGCGTCGCCAGCCTTCCAGGGGACCAGTCAGCACGGTATCTATGGAGACGCCGTCCACGAAGTAGACTGGAGTGTAG GTCAGCTCATGCAGACTCTGGACCGGTTGAACCTGAGGGAGAACACACTGGTTTACCTGACCTCAGACCAGGGGGCGCACCTTGAGGAGATCTCAGTCGGGGGGGAGGTGCACAGAGGCTGGAACGGGATATACAAAG CCGGGAAATCCACCAATTGGGAGGGGGGGATCCGAGTTCCAGGACTGCTCCGTTGGACTGGGATGTTACCTGCAGGAAAAGACATTGATGAACCCACCAGCAACATGGACATCTTCCCTACTGTGGTGAAGCTAGCCGGAGGGACGGCACTGGGAGACAG AGTGATAGACGGTCATGACCTCATGCCCCTGCTGCAGGGGAAAGTTGAGAGATCAAAGCACGAGTTTCTCTTCCATTACTGTAACGCCTACCTCAACGCTGTCAGGTGGCAGCCTCCCAACA GTTATTCAATATGGAAGTTGTTCTTTTTCACTCCGGACTTCTACCCCGAGAACGGGACAGCCTGCATGCATACCCACGCCTGTTTCTGCACCACATCCTACGTGACCTACCACGACCCCCCTTTGCTCTTTGACCTCTCCCGCGACCCCTCGGAGACCACGCCCCTGACCCCAGACACGGAACCTGCCTTCCACTCGGTCCTGGAGGAGATCCGGGCTGCGGTGGCTCTCCATAAGGAGTCCATCACCCCCGTTCAGGACCAGCTCGCCCCGGGACACCTCCTATGGAAGCCTTGGCTGCAGCCCTGCTGCTCCTCCCTGTCCCAGCTCTGCAGGTGtgagagagatggtgggagacACGGCCACCGGAGCACTGCGGCAGAGGCAGACTCTCCACAGGACCAGCACATCATTGCTTAA
- the sts gene encoding steryl-sulfatase isoform X2: MLAQEGVRLTQHIAAAPLCTPSRAAFLTGRYPIRSGMAGLGQLGVYIISAASGGLPSEEVTFAKVAKQQGYETALIGKWHLGLNCERNDDFCHHPSAHGFDHFYGITLTNLRDCQPGHGSIFTNVQAHIPFKTLGVGVATVTLLHARGVLTVRRKLVLSVVALVGAAAAIFGTFAATFPYFNCFLMRNREVVEQPYVSENLTQRMTDEAVDFLERNSALPFLLFFSFIQVHTAMFASPAFQGTSQHGIYGDAVHEVDWSVGQLMQTLDRLNLRENTLVYLTSDQGAHLEEISVGGEVHRGWNGIYKAGKSTNWEGGIRVPGLLRWTGMLPAGKDIDEPTSNMDIFPTVVKLAGGTALGDRVIDGHDLMPLLQGKVERSKHEFLFHYCNAYLNAVRWQPPNSYSIWKLFFFTPDFYPENGTACMHTHACFCTTSYVTYHDPPLLFDLSRDPSETTPLTPDTEPAFHSVLEEIRAAVALHKESITPVQDQLAPGHLLWKPWLQPCCSSLSQLCRCERDGGRHGHRSTAAEADSPQDQHIIA, from the exons ATGCTGGCTCAGGAGGGGGTGAGGCTGACGCAGCACATCGCTGCTGCCCCCCTCTGTACGCCCAGCAGGGCAGCGTTCCTGACGGGCCGGTACCCAATACGATCTG GTATGGCCGGCCTTGGACAGTTAGGGGTCTATATCATCTCTGCTGCATCTGGTGGTCTTCCCAGTGAAGAAGTCACCTTTGCCAAGGTGGCCAAACAACAGGGCTACGAGACTGCTCTGATAG GAAAATGGCACCTTGGTCTTAACTGTGAGAGGAACGACGACTTCTGTCACCACCCCAGTGCTCACGGCTTCGACCACTTCTACGGTATAACCCTGACCAACCTACGTGACTGTCAGCCCGGCCACGGCTCCATCTTTACCAATGTCCAAGCACACATACCCTTCAAG ACCCTGGGAGTGGGTGTGGCTACCGTGACCCTCCTGCATGCGAGGGGTGTGCTCACCGTGCGGAGGAAGTTGGTGCTGAGCGTGGTGGCGTTGGTGGGCGCGGCGGCGGCCATCTTTGGCACATTCGCCGCCACGTTCCCCTACTTCAACTGCTTTCTGATGAGGAACCGGGAAGTGGTGGAGCAGCCGTATGTCTCGGAGAACCTGACCCAGAGAATGACAGATGAAGCAGTGGACTTTTTAGAAAG GAACTCTGCACTACCCTTCCTGTTGTTCTTCTCCTTCATCCAAGTGCACACGGCCATGTTTGCGTCGCCAGCCTTCCAGGGGACCAGTCAGCACGGTATCTATGGAGACGCCGTCCACGAAGTAGACTGGAGTGTAG GTCAGCTCATGCAGACTCTGGACCGGTTGAACCTGAGGGAGAACACACTGGTTTACCTGACCTCAGACCAGGGGGCGCACCTTGAGGAGATCTCAGTCGGGGGGGAGGTGCACAGAGGCTGGAACGGGATATACAAAG CCGGGAAATCCACCAATTGGGAGGGGGGGATCCGAGTTCCAGGACTGCTCCGTTGGACTGGGATGTTACCTGCAGGAAAAGACATTGATGAACCCACCAGCAACATGGACATCTTCCCTACTGTGGTGAAGCTAGCCGGAGGGACGGCACTGGGAGACAG AGTGATAGACGGTCATGACCTCATGCCCCTGCTGCAGGGGAAAGTTGAGAGATCAAAGCACGAGTTTCTCTTCCATTACTGTAACGCCTACCTCAACGCTGTCAGGTGGCAGCCTCCCAACA GTTATTCAATATGGAAGTTGTTCTTTTTCACTCCGGACTTCTACCCCGAGAACGGGACAGCCTGCATGCATACCCACGCCTGTTTCTGCACCACATCCTACGTGACCTACCACGACCCCCCTTTGCTCTTTGACCTCTCCCGCGACCCCTCGGAGACCACGCCCCTGACCCCAGACACGGAACCTGCCTTCCACTCGGTCCTGGAGGAGATCCGGGCTGCGGTGGCTCTCCATAAGGAGTCCATCACCCCCGTTCAGGACCAGCTCGCCCCGGGACACCTCCTATGGAAGCCTTGGCTGCAGCCCTGCTGCTCCTCCCTGTCCCAGCTCTGCAGGTGtgagagagatggtgggagacACGGCCACCGGAGCACTGCGGCAGAGGCAGACTCTCCACAGGACCAGCACATCATTGCTTAA